The Salinirubellus salinus genome segment CGTGTATCTTCGACGGTGACCGGGCCATTCACTCACGGTTCGTCCGGCCTGCAGGAAAGTCTTTGGAGCGGCTCCGGCACGCGATGAGACGGTGGGAGGTCGGTCCTCGCGTTCAGTCGTCCGACTGGGTCTTGATGTCCGCGCTCAGCCCCTGTGCCATCTGGATGTCCTTCGAGTTGTTGAGCGTCCACGCCGTACGCTCGGTGACGGCCTCGATGATCTCGCGGGCGCTCGGGTAGCCGTTGCCGGACTTCTTCACGCCGCCGAACGGGAGGTGGACCTCCGCGCCGATACACGGGAGGTTGCCGTAGGCGAGGCCGACCTCGGCGTTGTCACGGTAGTAGTTGATCTCGCGGTAGTTCTCGGAGATGATGGCGCCGGCGAGGCCGTAGTCCGTGTCGTTCTGGATCTCGACCGCGTCCTCGATGTCACCCTCGTACTCGAGCAGGGCGACGTGCGGGCCGAACACCTCCTCGTGGGTGCACCGGAGCGGCTCCTCGTGGTCGGCCTCGTAGACGAACGGGCCGATCCAGTGGCCGTCCTCGTGGCCCTCGGGGATCTCGTCGGCGTCGAGCTCGGTGCGGTCGACGAGCACGTTCACGTCCTCCTCGCGGGCGAGCTCGTTGTACCGGGAGACCTTCTGTCGGTGCTCGTCCTCGATGAGCGGCCCCATGAACGTGTTCTCGTCGAGCGGGTCGCCCACGGCGACGGACTCGGCGAGTTCGACGAACCGCTCCTTGAACTCGTCGTAGACGTCCGTGTGGACGACGAGACGCTCGGAGGAGACACAGCGCTGGCCGGTGGTCTTGAACGAGGACATCACCGCCGAGTGGACGGCGATGTCGAGGTCCGCCTCGCTCGTGACGACGATGTTGTTCTTGCCGCCCATCTCGCAGGCCGCGAGTTTGCCGGGCTCGCCGCCGACCTTGCTGGCGATCTGCTGGCCGACCTCGGCGCTCCCGGTGAACAGGACGGTGTCGACGCGCTCGTCCTCGACGATGGCGTTGCCGGCGTCGCCGAAGCCCTGCACCATGTTGAACACGCCGTCCGGGATGCCCGCGTCCTCGAACATCTCGGCGATGATCTGGCCACACCACGGGGTCTGCTCGGCGGGCTTCCAGACGACGGTGTTGCCCTCGACGAGCGCGACGGCCATGTGCCAGAACGGGATGGCGACCGGGAAGTTCCACGGCGTGATACAGCCGACGACACCGCGGGGCTTCCGGCGCATGTAGGCGTCCTTGCTGGGGATCTCGCTCGGGACGACGTCGCCCTTCGGGTGGCGGGCGTCGCCGGCGGCCCACTCGACCATGTGGTAGGCCTCGATGACGTCCGCGCGCCCCTCGCTGATCTCCTTGCCACACTCGCGGGTGACGACCTCCGCGAGCTCCTCGGTCCGGTCGCGCAGCTCGTGGTAGATGTCCCAGAGGTACTCCGCACGGTCGATGTGCGAGAGGTCACGCCACTCGTCCTCGGCCGCCTCGGCGGCCGCGAGCGCACGGTCGATGTCCGCCTCGGTGCCGCGGTGGAACTCCGCGAGCGTCTCGCCCGTCGCCGGGTTCTCCGAGACGAACGTCTCGGTGCCGCTCCCGTCGGTCCACTCGCCGTCGATGTAGTGTCGTTCCGGCATATCAGAGACACCGACGACGGACAAGTAATACGGATGACCGACCATGGGAGGGTCGAACGTGTTAAGCGGCACGGCCCACAGGGAGGTGTATGGCCAAGAGCGCGCTAGAGGGGAACGAACACGCGGGTACACGGTTGACACTCGACCTCTGGCATCCGAACTGCTGGGCGATCGGGGCGACCGAACAGGTCGACGGGGGGATACTGGCACACGCCATCTACGATTCACCCACCGCACCGGCTCCGGAGGCGGTCAACGGCCTGTTCACCGCGTTCGGGGAGACGGCCGACGAGGTGGAGACCCTGCTCGAACACGTCGAGGAGTCCCCCCACGCCGGGGAGGTCAGGCAGTTACAGACCCGCTTCGGCCAGCGAGGGGGGAACGCCCCGGGGAACGTGGTCCGCGAGTTCTTCCTCGAGTACTCGCCGGGGGACATGATCTGTCCGACCCTGCTGGAGTACGGCTTCGTCCACAGCGCCCCCGTCCGCATCGAGGGGGGCCGCGAGACGTGGCAGGTGGTGTTCGCCGGTGACCGCGAGGAGATCGAGCCGCAACTCGACGAGGTCCGCGAGCACGGTCCAGCCGAGGTGAGCGTCGAGAGCATCACGACCGCCGGCCCGTCGAGCGAGACGGACGAACGCCAGCGACGCCTCGAGACGCTCACCCCCACGCAGCGGGAGGTGTTCAACCTCGCGCGCGAGGAGGGGTACTACGAGTGGCCTCGCGGCGTCTCGACCCGCGAGCTGGCCGAGGCGCTCGACGTCTCGAAGACGACGCTCCTCGAGCACCTGCGCAAGGCCGAGGCGAAACTGCTCGACCCCTGAGCGGGCCGGTCCCTACGACAGGACCGCCCGGAGCGCGAACAGCGCGTTCTCCTTGCGCTCGCGCACGCGACGGTAGAAGTACTGCATCCACTTCGACCCGTACGGGATGTACTGGTACACCTCGTACTCCTCGGCGAGGTCGTACTGCGCGTCCTCGCGCACGCCCATGAGCATCTGCACCTCGAAGTCGGTGCCGTGCTCCTCGTGGAGGTCGCGCGCGTACTCGATCATCGCGGGATCGTGACTGCCGACGGCGACGCCGCCCTCGAACTCCCGGAAGGCGTACGCCATGCACTCGCGGTAGGCCTCGTCCACGTCGGCCTTCTTCTTGTGTGCGAGGTCGTTCGGTTCGTCGTAGGCGCCCTTCACCAGCCGGACCTTCCCCGGCAACTCGGCGAGGCGTTCGAGGTCGTCGGGCGTGCGCTTGAGGTTCGCCTGCACGCAGACGCCGACGTTCCCGTCCGTCTCGACGGCGTGGCGCTCGTACGCGTCCAGCGTCACGTCCGTCGTCTCGTGGTCCTCCATGTCGATCCAGACGAACTCCTCGGTGGAGTCGACGATGCGCGCGAGGTTCTCCTCGAACGCCGCGTCGCTCACGCCGAGCCCGATCTGGGACGGTTTGACCGAGACGCAGGCGTCCAGCGTGCTCGCCTCCAGCGACTCGAGGAGGTCGACGTACGCGTCGGCGTCGGCGTCGGCCTTCTCGCGGTCGTGGTAGTGTTCGCCGAGGAGGTTCAGGATGCCCTTCACGCCGTGGCGGTTGCACTCCTCGACGTGGTCGAACGCCGTCTCGGGGTCCTCCCCCGCCACGAAGTTCGACGCGATAGGCGGTATCATACACACTGGTGAGAACTGGAACACCCTAAGTGGACACCCGACCATACGTTTCTCGACTCTCGTACACGAAATAATACACGACGGCGGCGGCGCTCCTCCCCCTCCGACCATGGTAGGGTCGGAGTTTAGGCCGGTCCTCGGAGTACGGACGGACGATTCCGCATGACATCGAATGACAACCGGCGAATCAATCGCCGCGACGTGCTGAAGGGGACGGGTGCGGCGGGA includes the following:
- a CDS encoding aldehyde dehydrogenase family protein gives rise to the protein MPERHYIDGEWTDGSGTETFVSENPATGETLAEFHRGTEADIDRALAAAEAAEDEWRDLSHIDRAEYLWDIYHELRDRTEELAEVVTRECGKEISEGRADVIEAYHMVEWAAGDARHPKGDVVPSEIPSKDAYMRRKPRGVVGCITPWNFPVAIPFWHMAVALVEGNTVVWKPAEQTPWCGQIIAEMFEDAGIPDGVFNMVQGFGDAGNAIVEDERVDTVLFTGSAEVGQQIASKVGGEPGKLAACEMGGKNNIVVTSEADLDIAVHSAVMSSFKTTGQRCVSSERLVVHTDVYDEFKERFVELAESVAVGDPLDENTFMGPLIEDEHRQKVSRYNELAREEDVNVLVDRTELDADEIPEGHEDGHWIGPFVYEADHEEPLRCTHEEVFGPHVALLEYEGDIEDAVEIQNDTDYGLAGAIISENYREINYYRDNAEVGLAYGNLPCIGAEVHLPFGGVKKSGNGYPSAREIIEAVTERTAWTLNNSKDIQMAQGLSADIKTQSDD
- a CDS encoding helix-turn-helix domain-containing protein encodes the protein MAKSALEGNEHAGTRLTLDLWHPNCWAIGATEQVDGGILAHAIYDSPTAPAPEAVNGLFTAFGETADEVETLLEHVEESPHAGEVRQLQTRFGQRGGNAPGNVVREFFLEYSPGDMICPTLLEYGFVHSAPVRIEGGRETWQVVFAGDREEIEPQLDEVREHGPAEVSVESITTAGPSSETDERQRRLETLTPTQREVFNLAREEGYYEWPRGVSTRELAEALDVSKTTLLEHLRKAEAKLLDP
- a CDS encoding proline dehydrogenase family protein; translation: MIPPIASNFVAGEDPETAFDHVEECNRHGVKGILNLLGEHYHDREKADADADAYVDLLESLEASTLDACVSVKPSQIGLGVSDAAFEENLARIVDSTEEFVWIDMEDHETTDVTLDAYERHAVETDGNVGVCVQANLKRTPDDLERLAELPGKVRLVKGAYDEPNDLAHKKKADVDEAYRECMAYAFREFEGGVAVGSHDPAMIEYARDLHEEHGTDFEVQMLMGVREDAQYDLAEEYEVYQYIPYGSKWMQYFYRRVRERKENALFALRAVLS